TGCCGGCCCACGTCCTCGTGCTCGGGGCCGGGCGCCCCCGGCGCCACGGGATAGGCGACGGCCAGGCGCTGCCAGCGGCCGCGGGCGTCCCGGTTCCAGATGCCCAGCACCAGGTGCTCCAACTGCCGCCGGTACATCGCTGGCAGGGGGCTCTCGGCCCGCCAGGCCGCCAGCGAGGTGACGTCGGCGGGCACCGCCAGCAGCCGCCGGGTCAACACGTCGGTCCGCCACCGGCTGAGGAACCGGGCCAGTTCCACCGCAGCCTGGGTGTGGTCATCCCCCCGGTACCGGTTCTGCCGGAAGACCATCAGCCCCCCGACCTCCAGCAGCGCCGGCCGCGGCGCGCCCTCGGGCACCGGAGGCGGCAGCAGCACCAACCCCTCGGCATCCGGCGGGACCAGCGGCTCCCCGCGCCGCGGGTCGCCGGCGGAGGGAAGGCCGCCGGTCACGCGCCCGGAGGGTTCGACCTGCGGTGGCGGCGGCAGGGGCCAGCGCTCGGGCACGGCGGCATCGCCGTCCGCCGCGTCGGCTGCGGAGCCCCCTTCCCCACCGCCGCCGGCGCGGCCGCCTCGGGTCAGGGGCGGCACGGGCAGCGTACCCGGGCGAGGAGGCGGGGGTTCCTCCAACCGGCGCGGCACCAGCCCGGTCTCCCGCTCCAGCAGCCACCGGCCCAGGGCGGGGGTGAACCCCCCTGCCATCACCGCCGGGTCGTCTCCGGCCAGCCACTCGGCGGCTGCCGCCTCCATCACCGGCTCGAGCAGCCGGTGCTCCCGCAGGCGCTCCAGCCACGCCAGCGCCGCCCGCCCTTCCGGGCCCGCCCAGAGAACGGCGCCCGAGGGAGCCAGGGGCGAGGCCACGCCGCGCACCCGCAGCAGCTGCTCGAGGGGAAGATCCGCCCGCCCCACCCACAGGGTCAGGCCCGGGCCCTGCCCGGCCGGCGTGTCCGCCTGCCCAGCACCGGGTCGCGCCCCCGGCGATTGCGGGGTCCCGGACGGCGCGCCCTGGGATTCCGCACCGCCAGGGCCGGGTTCGTCCCCAGGAAGGCCGGCCAGGCGGTCGACGTCCGCATAGGTCCACCCCGTCAGGGCCAGGGCGTTGGGGTCAAGGCCCGCCTCTCGCACCCGGCCGACCCGCACCCACCACGTGTGGGGCGCCACCCAGCGCGGCCAGACCCAAAGGCGCCGGTCCGCCTGATAGAGGGCGAGGGCGGTGGGGTTGTACCAGCGCCGCTCCGCGCGGCCCAGGTAGGGGTTGAGGGGCACCTGCAGCGGGTGCCGGACCAGCAGCGCGCTGCCCCACCCGCCGAAGACGTCGGGCGGCTTGCCATCGGCCAGCGCCCGCTGTAGCCGGGCGGCCGCCTCCCGGGCGGGGATCCACTCCACCCGCACGCGAACGTTCGGGAACTGGCGGGCAAAGGCCCGCAGGGCCTGGTCCAGGTACTCCCGGTGGGTGAAGGGCCCCGGCCCCTCCAGCGGAGGAACCGGCGGGGGCTGGCCGCGGCGGGTCAGGGCGTTCGGACCGCGGCGCCCCGGCCCCTGGACGGCGCCCTGGCTGGCGGGCGTCCTCCCCCCTGGGGCCGACGGGCCGACGGGCGGCGCATCCCGCGGGCCCCCGGCGTCGGGTCCGTCCGGGGAACCCGGCCCGGAGGCCGAGCCCGGGCCCTGCGGCGCGCCCCGCGGCCCCGGGTCGCCCTCCCCCTGGCCGGATGCCTTGCCCTGGGGACCGTAGAGGGGCTCGGGGCTCGGGCCCTCCGGCAGCCGCAAGGGGTCCGGGAGGACGGCGACGGGCAGCTCCGTCTCCCACAGCACGACCTCGTAGGTCTTCTCGGGATCGAGCGGCACCGGTCGGTACCGTGCCCAGGGATCCCCCCGGCGCTGGAGCCAGAGGCCGAACGCGCCGGCCGCCACGACCAGCAGGGCCGCCACGCCCACCACTAGCGCGATCCGCTGGCCCCGCGGGCGCCCGCCGCGGGGCCCCGACGGCGAGCCCGGAGCCTGGTTCCTCCCGGATGCCATGGCTTCGCCTCCCGTCGCCGGTGGCCGACGGTCGGATCCCCACCGGCCGCCGGTCGCCTACGGTCGGAACCCCACCAGCCGCTGCAGCGCCGCGTCCGCGACCCCGTCGGGATCCAGCCCGAACCACCACTCCGCGCCCGTCACCGCCTGTTCCGTGGCCCCTCCGTAGACGCCGTCGGCCACCCCGGGATCGAACCCGACGGCGCGCAGGGCCAGCTGGAGCAGGACCACGTCCTGGCCCACCGCCCCGCGCCGGTAGACGGGCAGCTTGTAGTAGACCTCGGTGGTACCGGTGATCTTGACGGGCGTGCCCACCTTGACCAGGTCGTCCAGGGTCATGACGTCCTCGTTGAACATGCGGATGCACCCGAGGCTGGCGTAGGTGCCGATGGAGCCGGGGTTGTTCGTCCCGTGGATGCCGTAGGAACCCCAGGGTGTGCTGAGTCCGAACCAGCGGGCGCCGAAGGGGCCGCCCGGCCAGTGGGCGATGTCCGTCACCCGCCACTCCCCCACCGGCGAAGGCTCGCCGGGCCGACCCGCGGCGACGGGGTAGGTCTTGACGGGCCGGCCGTTGCGGTAGACGGTGAGCTTGCGCGCGTCGATGTCGATGACCACGAGGACGTCGTCGGCCGCCGCCACGGCCGACCGCCCTCCCTGGAAGGCCAGTCCCGCCACGGCGGCCCACCAGCGGAGGAACCGCCAGTACGCGGTCCGAGCGTCCTCCCGCTCGCCGCAGACGGGGCCACCGCCCGCCATCCCCCCGCCGGCCTGGTGCCCCCCACCCAGAGGAGGGCGCCGGCGAGCACGAGGCACCCCAGCAAGAACCGCCCCAGGCGGCGCGCCATCCGCGACCCCCCAATGGCATTCCGATACGACTCCTGCGGGGCAGGCCGCCCACGGCGACGGCCACGGCCCGCGCGGTGTGCCCGCGGGGTCGCGATCGTGCGTCCATGGACCCGCCTCCGCCACGCCCCCGCGTCGGGACCGGCCCAGGCTAGGCTATGCGGTGGGAGCTTGGGGTAGAAGGGCAGGAGGGGCAAGGCAGGCCTCGGTCGGGGGCGGCGGGGCCGGCCAGCGGCGCCGGTCAGCCACCCTCCCGGCCTTGCAGCGGCGCATGGCAGCCGCGCCGTGGAGGCTCGGCGAGGAGGGCGAGAAGGCGAGAGAGCGTCGGGCGGCGAGATGGTCCTCGGTCAGCCGAGCAGCTCCGACAGTCGACAAGAGAACCCCGGCAGGACCGGCTCTTCGATGACCGCGTCGGCACCCGACCAGGTCCGGGGTTCCCCTTCCTGCCCATGACGCGTAAGGGTCCTGGCCTCGAGATCGACGACCCACACCGCCCGCACCCCCGCCGCAAGGTACTGGGCGACCTTACGGCCGATCTCCGGCTCCGAGGCATCGTGGACCTCGACGACGAGCGCGGGCACCACGGCGGGGAACCCCCTCTCGTCCCCGATGCGCGCCACCTGCTCCGCGGTGAAGTAGGCCACGTCGGGCGCGCGCAGGGTGTGCACGGGCTCCTTGCGCAGGAGGATGCCCAGCTCGTTGGTGATCACCTCCCCGCCGAGCCGCCGTTCCTCGACGAAATTCCCAAGGAGCCGAGCGATCCGGGTGACCACGCGGTTGTGGCGCCAGCCCGCGGGGGTCATGATGACCAGCTCCCCCTCGTCGATCTCGTAGCGCCACCCGTCCGGCAGCCGCTCGAGCTCCTCGGCCGTCCACGGCTTGCGCGTCGCGGTGGCCATGGCTGCACCTCCTCCGCAGCCTGCATCATCGAGATCATCGCAGGGGACCGCTCGCACCGGGGTGCCGTGCATCCCACTCGCAGCGGATCGCAGCGGATCCTTCACGTCACCGCCTGCCCCGACGCCGCCTCCGGTGCCGCGGGGTGGAGCAGGCGCTCCAGATCGGCGAGGGCTTCGCGCAGGGCCCGGGCGCCCGCCTCGATGCACTCGGGGACGCGATGCAGATCGGTGAGTTCGACATCCGGGAGATCCGGCTGCAGCACCAGGTCCGCGAAGCGCTCCAGCTTGAACCCGGCCAGATCACGGGCCATCAGGTCGAAGGCCTGGCCCAGGTAGTCCAGCAAGC
The sequence above is drawn from the Thermaerobacter sp. FW80 genome and encodes:
- a CDS encoding extracellular solute-binding protein, translated to MASGRNQAPGSPSGPRGGRPRGQRIALVVGVAALLVVAAGAFGLWLQRRGDPWARYRPVPLDPEKTYEVVLWETELPVAVLPDPLRLPEGPSPEPLYGPQGKASGQGEGDPGPRGAPQGPGSASGPGSPDGPDAGGPRDAPPVGPSAPGGRTPASQGAVQGPGRRGPNALTRRGQPPPVPPLEGPGPFTHREYLDQALRAFARQFPNVRVRVEWIPAREAAARLQRALADGKPPDVFGGWGSALLVRHPLQVPLNPYLGRAERRWYNPTALALYQADRRLWVWPRWVAPHTWWVRVGRVREAGLDPNALALTGWTYADVDRLAGLPGDEPGPGGAESQGAPSGTPQSPGARPGAGQADTPAGQGPGLTLWVGRADLPLEQLLRVRGVASPLAPSGAVLWAGPEGRAALAWLERLREHRLLEPVMEAAAAEWLAGDDPAVMAGGFTPALGRWLLERETGLVPRRLEEPPPPRPGTLPVPPLTRGGRAGGGGEGGSAADAADGDAAVPERWPLPPPPQVEPSGRVTGGLPSAGDPRRGEPLVPPDAEGLVLLPPPVPEGAPRPALLEVGGLMVFRQNRYRGDDHTQAAVELARFLSRWRTDVLTRRLLAVPADVTSLAAWRAESPLPAMYRRQLEHLVLGIWNRDARGRWQRLAVAYPVAPGAPGPEHEDVGRQVRPPLADFWAGEAGADGVIQRWGGSPAPEGGSPAPGDRSQAHP
- a CDS encoding L,D-transpeptidase family protein, with amino-acid sequence MAGGGPVCGEREDARTAYWRFLRWWAAVAGLAFQGGRSAVAAADDVLVVIDIDARKLTVYRNGRPVKTYPVAAGRPGEPSPVGEWRVTDIAHWPGGPFGARWFGLSTPWGSYGIHGTNNPGSIGTYASLGCIRMFNEDVMTLDDLVKVGTPVKITGTTEVYYKLPVYRRGAVGQDVVLLQLALRAVGFDPGVADGVYGGATEQAVTGAEWWFGLDPDGVADAALQRLVGFRP
- a CDS encoding Uma2 family endonuclease, which translates into the protein MATATRKPWTAEELERLPDGWRYEIDEGELVIMTPAGWRHNRVVTRIARLLGNFVEERRLGGEVITNELGILLRKEPVHTLRAPDVAYFTAEQVARIGDERGFPAVVPALVVEVHDASEPEIGRKVAQYLAAGVRAVWVVDLEARTLTRHGQEGEPRTWSGADAVIEEPVLPGFSCRLSELLG